GGCGTTTATTATCTAACAACACCTCTATCGCCGTTTTAAAACCGTGCGACATTCTATCGGGGAAGCCTTCGGCCATTACTGCTCCGGCGTGTACGCAGGTATCTATACCTACCACATCACAAAGATAAGCAGGCCCCATAGGCCAGCCAAAGTTTTCTGCCGCTTTGTCTATCGCTCTAAAATCAACACCTTCGTTAACTAACGCAGCAAACCCCGCTAAATAGGCAAACAACACACGGTTCACTAAAAACCCGGGGCAGTCATTAACGACTATAGGTTTTTTACCCATGGCCAAGGCGTATTTGGTGACTTTGGCTATGGTGGCATCGCTGGTTTTTTCGCCGCGTATAATTTCAACTAAAGGCATGCGGTGCACAGGATTAAAAAAGTGCATACCGCAAAAATCTTCTGGGCGCTTTAAAGACGTGGCTAATAATGAAATGGGAATAGTTGAGGTATTAGAGGCTAATACCGCGCCTTTTTTCAAAGTCGCTTCGGCTTCGGGTAATACCGCCATTTTAACTTTGGGGTTTTCCACCACCGCTTCTATCACTACATCGACGTTTTCTAATTCGGCATAGCTTAGGGTGGGATTAATTTTACTCAGCGTGGCCGCCATTTGTTCTACCGTTACACGGCCGCGATTGACTTGCCCGGTTAATAATTTACTGGCTTCCGCCAAGCCCATATCGATACCCGCTTGCGCGATATCTTTCATCACTATGGGCGTGCCGGTAGACGCAGACTGATATGCTATGCCTCCACCCATAATCCCCGCGCCCAATACTGCAGCCTGTGCCACATCACCGGCATCAGCCGCTGATTTTTTAGCTAGCTTAGAAACGTATTGATCACCCATAAAGACATTAACTAAATTATGGGACACATCAGTAGCGAAAAGTTTGGCAAAGTTTTTTGCCTCTACCGCCATCGCCTCATCTCTATCTAAGCGGGCGTGACGCTCTATAGTTTTGACCGCCATCACCGGTGCAGGATAATGCTTACCCGCTTGTTGAGCGATGTAGCCCTTAGAGGTTTCAAACACCATGCCGCCTTCTATCATATCTAACTGTAGTGGCGAGGTTTTTTCTGCGCGGCGTTTTTGGTAATCAAAATCACCACACATAGCCAGTTTTAATACATTTAGCGCGGCTTGATCTACATGCTCAACAGCCACAACGGCATCAACCATACCTACGGCTAAGGCTTGCGGGGCTTTATAGTTTTTAGCGCCGGCAGTCCACTCAATGGCGTTATCAGCCCCGCATAAACGAGAAGCACGTACGGTGCCACCCCAGCCAGGGATGATGCCTAGTTTTACTTCAGGGAAACCAATTTGTGCGCTATCGGCCATCACCCGGTAATCCACACTCAGGCACATTTCTAAACCGCCTCCCAAGGCCATGCCATTAATGGCCGCCACTGTAGGAAAAGGTAAATCTTCATAGCCACTAAACATAGTGTGAGCCTGCGCCACCATAGCTAAGATGGCCTCTTCACCTTGACTGGCAACATGGCCAAACTCGGTAATATCGGCGCCCACGATAAAGGTAGATTTAGCACTACTGAGTATTAAACCTTTCACCTCTTTGCTGTTTTGTAATACCGTCAAGGCTTGGTCTAACTCTCCCATAGTTAAGCGGTTGAGTTTATTAACTGATTCACCTTGTAAATCAAACACCAAGTGGGCAATACCCTCGTCACCCAAGGTGACGGATATGGCTTTACCTTCAAAAAGCATGTGTAATTCCTTGTTTTAAATTATCTAATATGATGTCTATGCAAAAAGTTTACAGCGCAAAAGGATCTACCTCTGCGCTGATTAAATTATTCACTCCTGACAACATGGTTTGCTCTAAACCCGCTGTGCGCGGCAATATGCGCTGGAAGTAAAACTGGGCGCTATATATTTTGTTACGATAAAACTCATCCCCTGACGCCAGTTTTTGCTGCGCAACCGCTGCAGCCTTGGCCCATAAGTAAGCATAGGTGATATAGCCCGAATACATAAGATAATCGACACAGGCAGCGTTGACCTCGTCTTGATTTTGCATGGCGGCCATGCCTATTTTCATGGTGTTATCGCCCCAGGCTTTTAGCAGCGTGGATAACGGCGCGATAAACTCCGCCATGTCGGGGTTGTCGCTATGGGTTTTGCAAAAAGCTGACATTTCTGTAATTAATAACTGCAGAGGCTCACCGGCTTTAAGTAGAATTTTGCGGCCTAATAAATCCAAAGACTGTATACCGGTAGTACCCTCATAAAGCATAGAGATACGGCTATCGCGCACATTCTGCTCCATGCCCCATTCTTTGATGTAGCCGTGGCCACCAAAAATCTGCATTCCCAAATTTGCCGATTCAAAACCCGTTTCAGTGGCAAAGGCTTTCGCTATGGGGGTTAATAAGGACAGTAGCTCGTTCGCTTTATCAGCATCACCACCGGCGGGATGCACGGTTTGATCGCTAAGTTGTGCCACCCAGTACACCAGCATACGGGCACCTTCGGAAAAAACTTTTTGGGTCATTAACATGCGACGCACATCGGCGTGCACAATAATAGGATCGGCCTCTTTTTCGGGAGCTTTAGTCCCCGATAACGAGCGCATCTGGGTTCTGTCTTTAGCGTAAGCTAGGGAATTTTGATAGGCCCACTCAGCATGTGCCAACCCCTGTGCAGCCGTACCTATTCTTGCGGTATTCATAAAGGTAAACATAGCATTTAAACCACGATTTGCCTCCCCTATCAGATAACCGGTAGCACCATCGAA
Above is a window of Dasania marina DSM 21967 DNA encoding:
- a CDS encoding acyl-CoA dehydrogenase C-terminal domain-containing protein — protein: MSHYQAPLRDIAFVQQELLEIEQYFQATDCWQEMNAELVDAVLNESAKFCEEVLAPLNAVGDSEGCQWHEGVVTTPTGFKEAYQQYVEGGWPALEGDEAFGGQAFPKSIAIAVTEMSGTANWAWSMYPGLSHGACHTISHHGSDEQKQQFMPKLVDGSWTGTMCLTESHCGSDLGLLRSKAEPNGDGSYAISGTKIFISSGEHDMAENIIHIVLARLPGAPKGTKGISLFIVPKFIVDVEGNIGERNAVNCGSLEHKMGIHGNATCVMNFDGATGYLIGEANRGLNAMFTFMNTARIGTAAQGLAHAEWAYQNSLAYAKDRTQMRSLSGTKAPEKEADPIIVHADVRRMLMTQKVFSEGARMLVYWVAQLSDQTVHPAGGDADKANELLSLLTPIAKAFATETGFESANLGMQIFGGHGYIKEWGMEQNVRDSRISMLYEGTTGIQSLDLLGRKILLKAGEPLQLLITEMSAFCKTHSDNPDMAEFIAPLSTLLKAWGDNTMKIGMAAMQNQDEVNAACVDYLMYSGYITYAYLWAKAAAVAQQKLASGDEFYRNKIYSAQFYFQRILPRTAGLEQTMLSGVNNLISAEVDPFAL
- the fadB gene encoding fatty acid oxidation complex subunit alpha FadB, giving the protein MLFEGKAISVTLGDEGIAHLVFDLQGESVNKLNRLTMGELDQALTVLQNSKEVKGLILSSAKSTFIVGADITEFGHVASQGEEAILAMVAQAHTMFSGYEDLPFPTVAAINGMALGGGLEMCLSVDYRVMADSAQIGFPEVKLGIIPGWGGTVRASRLCGADNAIEWTAGAKNYKAPQALAVGMVDAVVAVEHVDQAALNVLKLAMCGDFDYQKRRAEKTSPLQLDMIEGGMVFETSKGYIAQQAGKHYPAPVMAVKTIERHARLDRDEAMAVEAKNFAKLFATDVSHNLVNVFMGDQYVSKLAKKSAADAGDVAQAAVLGAGIMGGGIAYQSASTGTPIVMKDIAQAGIDMGLAEASKLLTGQVNRGRVTVEQMAATLSKINPTLSYAELENVDVVIEAVVENPKVKMAVLPEAEATLKKGAVLASNTSTIPISLLATSLKRPEDFCGMHFFNPVHRMPLVEIIRGEKTSDATIAKVTKYALAMGKKPIVVNDCPGFLVNRVLFAYLAGFAALVNEGVDFRAIDKAAENFGWPMGPAYLCDVVGIDTCVHAGAVMAEGFPDRMSHGFKTAIEVLLDNKRLGEKNSVGFYKYEKDKRGKNKKVVDDTVFDLLKGHIASPKELSEEEIMNRLMVPYAMESVRCLEENIVASPTELDMAMVYGVGFPPFKGGIIRYLDSVGVAAFCEQAKTMSELGGLYQPTEKLLAMAANGESFYA